A genomic region of Gossypium hirsutum isolate 1008001.06 chromosome D01, Gossypium_hirsutum_v2.1, whole genome shotgun sequence contains the following coding sequences:
- the LOC107922552 gene encoding deSI-like protein At4g17486 encodes MEFESKKKWKSVLPRLFKNKSASRCFFPKVKPATFSPSCTPVYLNVYDLTPMNGYIYWAGLGIFHSGVEVYGVEYAFGAHDYPTSGVFEVEPRQCPGFKFKKSIFIGTTSLDPHQVRDFVERYSERYNGDTYHLIVKNCNHFCDDICQKLTGKRIPRWVNRLARIGSMCNCILPEGLKTSVVRHDPNYEPQDSEKKRLRSPFSCLASVSKQQKTSHESPSRGCLPPSSNSNNSNNVLH; translated from the exons ATGGAATTTGAATCGAAGAAGAAATGGAAATCAGTGTTGCCACGTCTTTTCAAAAACAAATCAGCTTCTCGTTGTTTTTTCCCGAAGGTGAAGCCAGCTACTTTCAGCCCGAGTTGTACTCCAGTATATCTCAATGTATATGACCTAACACCCATGAATGGCTATATTTACTGGGCGGGCCTTGGTATCTTTCATTCCGGTGTCGAAG TTTATGGTGTGGAATATGCATTTGGAGCTCATGACTACCCAACAAGTGGTGTTTTCGAGGTTGAACCACGACAGTGCCCGGGATTCAAGTTTAAGAAATCAATATTCATTGGAACCACATCATTGGACCCACACCAAGTAAGGGATTTTGTGGAGCGCTACTCGGAAAGGTACAATGGTGATACGTATCACTTGATAGTCAAGAACTGCAACCATTTCTGTGATGATATTTGTCAGAAGCTGACGGGGAAACGCATTCCTAGATGGGTAAATCGACTGGCAAGAATAG GTTCAATGTGCAACTGCATTCTTCCAGAAGGCCTTAAAACTTCAGTTGTTCGGCATGATCCAAATTATGAACCGCAAGATAGTGAGAAGAAGAGATTGAGATCTCCCTTTAGTTGCCTAGCTTCAGTGTCGAAGCAGCAGAAGACTTCACATGAATCACCTTCAAGAGGCTGCTTGCCACCAtcgtcgaattcgaataattcaaacaATGTTTTACATTGA